From a single Miscanthus floridulus cultivar M001 chromosome 8, ASM1932011v1, whole genome shotgun sequence genomic region:
- the LOC136476763 gene encoding probable protein phosphatase 2C 66: MGSCLSSEAPAAGDEPAAWRKRRRGSREGAAGAGAGGGKKLPGGGGEMTEDELARVSGRMCGNGASAVACLHTQQGRKGTNQDAMVVWESFNSSDSIFCGVFDGHGPYGHFVAKKVRDSLPVKLRTQWQTSANGGSSPHQNGSISESINSEETGSIVDDEWGDGDDTEKLPETFLPLKKSYLKAFKLMDKELKLHPTVDCFCSGSTAVTLVKQGLDLVIGNLGDSRAIMGTRDASNNLTALQLTVDLKPNLPREAARIQQCKGRVFALQDEPEVARVWLPNNDSPGLAMARAFGDFCLKDYGLISVPEISYRRLTEKDEFIILATDGVWDVLSNKEAVDIVASAPSQATAARALVDCAVRSWRLKFPTSKSDDCAVVCLFLDHEKSADSVQESEPSVETAEPTGEEVSTQDASAEVDEEIADASVHVSSAEHSAEATLQHSTTLREVDEIVPVDEPPILKESERCGSARSLADCISTNEEEEWSALEGVTRVNSLLNLPRILSGDKRSTSWRKRR; encoded by the exons ATGGGCTCCTGCCTATCCTCCGAGGCCCCCGCCGCCGGCGACGAGCCGGCAGCGTGGCGGAAGAGGCGCCGCGGGAGCCGGGAGGGcgcggccggcgccggcgccggcggtggcAAGAAGCTGCCCGGAGGAGGGGGAGAGATGACGGAGGACGAGCTCGCGCGGGTCTCCGGGAGGATGTGCGGCAACGGCGCCAGCGCGGTGGCGTGCCTCCACACGCAGCAGGGGCGGAAGGGCACCAACCAGGACGCCATGGTCGTGTGGGAG AGTTTTAATTCAAGTGACAGCATCTTCTGTGGTGTGTTTGATGGCCATGGGCCATACGGTCATTTTGTTGCCAAGAAAGTTAGAGATTCACTTCCTGTCAAGTTGCGCACACAATGGCAAACTAGTGCTAATGGGGGCTCTAGTCCTCATCAAAATGGAAGCATCTCTGAAAGTATCAACTCCGAAGAAACAGGTTCTATTGTTGATGATGAATGGGGTGATGGTGATGACACTGAAAAGCTTCCTGAGACGTTTCTTCCACTTAAGAAATCTTACCTAAAAGCTTTCAAATTGATGGACAAGGAACTCAAGCTGCATCCCACAGTTGACTGTTTCTGCAGTGGATCTACAGCAGTAACATTGGTGAAACAG GGATTGGACCTTGTAATTGGAAATCTTGGGGACTCAAGAGCAATTATGGGGACAAGAGACGCCTCTAACAATCTAACTGCTCTGCAACTCACAGTTGATTTGAAGCCTAACCTTCCCA GGGAAGCTGCGAGGATACAACAATGTAAAGGACGAGTTTTTGCTCTTCAGGATGAGCCAGAAGTTGCCAGAGTATGGTTGCCAAATAACGACTCTCCTGGATTGGCAATGGCAAGAGCTTTCGGAGACTTCTGCCTTAAAGATTATGGTTTAATATCTGTTCCAGAGATATCGTATCGCCGTCTTACCGAAAAGGATGAATTTATAATACTAGCCACCGATGGG GTATGGGACGTTCTATCAAATAAGGAGGCTGTTGACATTGTAGCATCAGCCCCATCTCAGGCAACGGCAGCCAGGGCTCTTGTTGACTGTGCTGTCAGATCGTGGAGGTTGAAGTTCCCAACATCCAAGAGTGATGACTGTGCTGTTGTCTGCTTATTCTTGGATCATGAGAAGTCAGCTGACTCGGTTCAAGAGAGTGAACCCAGTGTGGAGACAGCAGAACCCACCGGGGAGGAGGTTTCCACACAGGATGCCAGTGCAGAGGTCGATGAAGAGATTGCAGATGCTAGTGTACATGTATCCAGTGCAGAGCACAGTGCGGAGGCCACATTGCAACACTCCACCACATTAAGGGAGGTCGATGAGATTGTACCGGTCGACGAACCGCCCATCTTGAAGGAGTCTGAAAGGTGCGGGTCTGCTCGCAGCCTGGCAGATTGCATATCGACAAACGAGGAAGAGGAATGGTCCGCGCTTGAAGGCGTGACGCGGGTGAATTCCCTCCTGAACCTCCCCAGAATACTGTCTGGCGACAAGAGATCGACCAGCTGGAGGAAGCGGCGGTGA